One part of the Muntiacus reevesi chromosome 20, mMunRee1.1, whole genome shotgun sequence genome encodes these proteins:
- the PSMB8 gene encoding proteasome subunit beta type-8 has translation MALLEVCGAPRGQRGDWAVPFAGSRQHSDPGHYGFSLRSPELALPRGMQPTEFFRSLGGNGESNVQIEMAHGTTTLAFKFQHGVIVAVDSRASAGSYIATLKVNKVIEINPYLLGTMSGCAADCQYWERLLAKECRLYYLRNGERISVSAASKLLSNMMCQYRGMGLSMGSMICGWDKKGPGLYYVDDSGTRLSGNMFSTGSGNSHAYGVMDSGYRPDLSIEEAYDLGRRAIVHATHRDSYSGGFVNMYHMKEDGWVKVESTDVSDLMHQYREASQ, from the exons ATGGCGCTGCTGGAAGTGTGCGGAGCCCCCCGAGGGCAGCGGGGGGACTGGGCTGTGCCCTTCGCGGGAAGCCGGCAGCACTCGGACCCCGGCCACTACGGCTTCTCCCTGCGATCTCCGGAGCTCGCCCTCCCCCGGGGCATGCAG CCCACTGAATTCTTCCGGTCCCTGGGTGGGAATGGAGAAAGTAACGTGCAGATCGAGATGGCTCACGGCACGACCACGCTGGCCTTCAAGTTCCAGCATGGGGTGATTGTGGCCGTGGATTCTCGGGCCTCAGCTGGGAGTTACATTG CCACATTAAAGGTGAACAAGGTGATTGAGATTAACCCTTACCTGCTCGGCACCATGTCCGGCTGTGCGGCTGACTGCCAGTACTGGGAGCGCCTGCTGGCCAAGGAGTGCAG GCTGTACTATCTGCGGAATGGGGAGCGTATCTCCGTGTCGGCCGCCTCCAAGCTGCTCTCCAACATGATGTGCCAGTACCGGGGCATGGGCCTCTCCATGGGCAGCATGATCTGTGGCTGGGACAAGAAG GGTCCTGGACTCTACTATGTGGATGACAGTGGGACTCGACTCTCGGGAAATATGTTCTCCACCGGTAGTGGGAACTCCCATGCCTATGGGGTCATGGATAGTGGCTATCGACCTGACCTTAGTATTGAAGAGGCCTATGACCTGGGCCGAAGGGCAATTGTTCATGCCACCCACCGAGACAGCTATTCTGGAGGCTTTGTCAATA tgtaccACATGAAGGAGGACGGCTGGGTGAAAGTGGAAAGCACAGACGTCAGTGACCTGATGCACCAGTACCGGGAGGCCAGCCAGTAA
- the TAP1 gene encoding antigen peptide transporter 1, protein MACPGSPAPRGRPRLPRAAVAWLGTALLLLADWMLLRPALPRVASRLVPPALPLLRVWVAGLSRWALLWLGARGVVGAALGFRRESTRVPGWLAVLEPLAAALGLALPGLALFRELVSWAAPGDADSAGPLNWGSRLDAFALSYGAALPAATLWYKIGSLWVQGTRGAFGLAVNRLLVFLGPEKSHVQLILALVFLSCLGEMAIPFFTGRLTDWIVQDETGTAFTRNVTLMSVLAIASAVLEFTADGIYNSTMGRMHSHLQGEVFQAVLRQETEFFQKNQTGEITSRVTDDTSTVSESLSSDLSLLLWYFMRGLCLLGLMLWASPPLTVVTLVALPLLFILPEKLGKWRKVLAEQMQESLAKSSQVAIEVLSAMPTVRSFANEEGEAQKFRQKLHEMMVLSQKEALAYAVDHWTSTLSGMLLKVGILYFGGQLVTSGSVSSGRLVTFILYEIQFTIAVQVLLSSYPRVQKAVGSSEKIFEYLDRVPNCPKSGSLASLTLRGLVQFQDVSFAYPNRPDAPVLQGLTFTLRPGEVTALVGPNGSGKSTVAALLQNLYQPTEGQVLLDGAPLPEYEHRYLHRQVAAVGQEPLLFGRSFKENIAYGLVQEPTMEEITAAAVESGAHGFISELPKGYDTEVGEAGSQLSGGQRQAVALARALIRKPRVLILDDATSALDANSQSLVEQLLYESPERGSRSVLFITQRLSSVEQADHILFLEGGTIIEAGTHRQLMTNKGRYWAMVQAPGGPGAPE, encoded by the exons ATGGCCTGCCCGGGGTCCCCCGCTCCCCGCGGCCGTCCGCGCCTCCCGCGCGCCGCCGTCGCGTGGCTGGGGACGGCGCTGCTGCTCCTCGCCGACTGGATGCTGCTCCGGCCGGCGCTGCCCCGAGTGGCGTCGCGGCTGGTGCCCCCTGCGCTGCCGCTGCTCCGGGTCTGGGTGGCCGGTCTGAGCCGCTGGGCGCTGCTGTGGCTGGGGGCCCGCGGCGTCGTCGGGGCCGCGCTGGGCTTCCGGAGGGAAAGCACGCGAGTCCCGGGGTGGCTGGCTGTCTTAGAGCCGCTGGCGGCGGCGCTGGGCTTGGCCCTGCCGGGACTCGCCTTGTTCCGAGAGCTGGTCTCCTGGGCAGCCCCCGGGGACGCGGACAGCGCCGGGCCCCTGAACTGGGGAAGTCGCCTGGACGCCTTCGCTCTCAGCTACGGGGCGGCACTGCCCGCGGCCACCCTGTGGTATAAGATCGGGAGCCTCTGGGTGCAAGGAACTCGCGGGGCTTTTGGCCTGGCGGTGAATCGGCTTCTAGTCTTCCTGGGTCCGGAGAAAAGCCACGTGCAGCTCATTCTGGCCCTCGTCTTCCTCTCCTGTTTGG GGGAGATGGCCATTCCGTTCTTCACTGGCCGGCTCACCGACTGGATTGTACAGGATGAGACAGGCACTGCCTTCACTCGGAACGTAACTCTGATGTCGGTCCTCGCCATAGCCAG CGCAGTGCTGGAGTTCACAGCGGATGGAATCTACAACAGCACCATGGGCCGCATGCACAGCCACCTGCAGGGAGAGGTGTTTCAGGCTGTCCTGCGCCAGGAGACAGAGTTTTTTCAAAAGAACCAAACAG GTGAAATCACATCTCGGGTCACAGATGACACGTCCACCGTGAGTGAGTCTCTGAGCTCGGATCTCAGCCTGCTGCTGTGGTACTTCATGCGGGGCCTGTGTCTCCTGGGGCTCATGCTCTGGGCGTCCCCGCCCCTCACTGTGGTCACCCTGGTCGCCCTGCCCCTGCTTTTCATTCTGCCTGAGAAGCTGGGGAAATGGCGCAAG GTGCTGGCAGAGCAGATGCAAGAATCTCTGGCAAAGTCCAGCCAGGTGGCCATCGAGGTGCTGTCAGCCATGCCTACAGTTCGGAGCTTTGCCAACGAAGAGGGCGAGGCCCAGAAGTTCAGGCAGAAGCTGCATGAGATGATGGTGCTCAGCCAGAAGGAGGCCCTGGCCTACGCGGTCGACCACTGGACCAGCACT CTCTCAGGGATGCTGCTGAAGGTGGGAATCCTGTATTTTGGTGGGCAGCTGGTGACAAGTGGGTCTGTCAGCAGTGGGCGCCTGGTCACCTTTATTCTGTATGAGATCCAGTTCACCATAGCTGTTCAG GTGCTGCTGTCCAGCTATCCCAGGGTGCAGAAGGCTGTGGGCtcttcagagaaaatatttgaatacctGGACCGAGTCCCTAACTGCCCAAAGAGTGGATCATTGGCTTCCTTAACGTTGCGTGGCCTCGTCCAGTTCCAGGATGTCTCATTTGCCTACCCAAACCGTCCGGATGCCCCCGTGCTGCAG GGGCTGACCTTTACCCTTCGTCCCGGGGAAGTGACGGCGCTGGTGGGGCCCAATGGGTCTGGGAAGAGCACGGTGGCTGCGCTGCTGCAGAACCTGTACCAGCCCACCGAGGGCCAGGTGCTGCTGGACGGGGCGCCCCTTCCCGAATACGAGCACCGCTACCTGCACAGACAG GTGGCTGCTGTGGGACAAGAGCCTCTGCTGTTTGGAAGaagctttaaagaaaatattgccTATGGCCTGGTCCAGGAACCGACCATGGAGGAAATCACGGCTGCTGCGGTGGAGTCCGGAGCCCACGGTTTTATCTCTGAGCTCCCTAAAGGTTACGACACAG AGGTGGGTGAGGCTGGGAGCCAGCTGTCAGGGGGTCAGCGACAGGCAGTGGCCTTGGCTCGAGCCCTGATCCGGAAACCACGCGTACTCATTCTGGATGATGCTACCAGCGCCCTGGATGCAAATAGCCAATCCCTG GTGGAGCAGCTGCTCTATGAAAGCCCTGAGCGGGGCTCCCGGTCAGTGCTGTTCATCACCCAGCGCCTCAGTTCGGTGGAGCAGGCTGACCACATCCTCTTTCTGGAAGGAGGCACGATCATTGAGGCAGGAACCCACCGGCAGCTCATGACGAATAAAGGACGCTATTGGGCCATGGTGCAGGCTCCTGGCGGGCCAGGTGCTCCAGAATGA
- the PSMB9 gene encoding proteasome subunit beta type-9 → MLRSGAPTGDLPRAGEVHTGTTIMAVEFDGGVVVGSDSRVSAGEAVVNRVFDKLSPLHQRIYCALSGSAADAQAIADMAAYQLELHGMELEEPPLVLAAANVVRNITYKYREDLSAHLMVAGWDQREGGQVYGTLSGMLIRQPFAIGGSGSSYIYGYVDAAYKPGMSPEECRRFTTNAIALAMNRDGSSGGVIYLVTITGAGVDHRVILGDELPKFHDE, encoded by the exons ATGCTGCGGTCCGGAGCCCCCACCGGGGATTTGCCCCGGGCAGGAGAAGTCCACACCGGG ACAACCATCATGGCAGTAGAGTTTGATGGGGGCGTCGTGGTGGGATCGGATTCCCGGGTGTCTGCAGG AGAGGCGGTGGTGAACCGAGTGTTTGACAAGCTCTCCCCCCTGCACCAGCGCATCTACTGCGCTCTCTCCGGCTCGGCTGCTGACGCTCAGGCCATAGCGGACATGGCCGCCTACCAACTGGAGCTCCACGG GATGGAGCTGGAGGAACCCCCGCTTGTTCTGGCTGCTGCGAACGTGGTGAGGAACATCACCTATAAATATCGAGAGGACCTGTCCGCGCATCTCATGGTAGCTGGCTGGGACCAGCGCGAAGGGGGCCAG GTGTACGGGACCTTGAGCGGGATGCTGATTCGACAGCCCTTCGCCATTGGCGGCTCTGGCAGCTCCTACATCTACGGTTACGTGGATGCAGCCTATAAACCAGGCATGTCCCCGGAGGAGTGCAGACGCTTCACCACAAACG CTATCGCCCTGGCCATGAACCGAGACGGCTCCAGCGGGGGCGTCATCTACCTGGTCACCATCACAGGCGCTGGGGTGGACCATCGCGTCATCCTGGGTGACGAGCTGCCAAAATTCCATGACGAGTGA